The proteins below come from a single Dermatophilaceae bacterium Soc4.6 genomic window:
- a CDS encoding thioredoxin family protein, which yields MSTQNLTAATIETTVNAGGIVLVDFWASWCGPCRMFAPVYEAASLKHPDIVFGKVDTEAEQALAGAAGITSIPTLMAFRDKIMVFSQPGALPAAGLDEVIAGVRALDMEDVRARVAKATQGSPVTA from the coding sequence GTGAGCACCCAGAACCTGACCGCAGCCACCATCGAGACGACGGTCAACGCCGGCGGGATCGTCCTCGTCGACTTCTGGGCCTCCTGGTGCGGGCCCTGCCGGATGTTCGCCCCTGTCTACGAGGCGGCGTCGCTGAAGCACCCCGACATCGTCTTCGGCAAGGTCGACACCGAGGCGGAGCAGGCCCTCGCCGGGGCCGCGGGCATCACGTCGATCCCCACCCTGATGGCCTTCCGTGACAAGATCATGGTCTTCAGCCAGCCCGGAGCCCTTCCGGCCGCCGGACTCGACGAGGTCATCGCCGGGGTCCGGGCGCTCGACATGGAGGACGTCCGCGCACGGGTGGCCAAAGCAACGCAAGGATCGCCTGTCACCGCCTGA
- a CDS encoding MBL fold metallo-hydrolase, producing the protein MTNEITPQPTIVQIETASLGDRSYLVHDGEVAVVVDPQRDIDRVLDLAAEHGVRITNVFETHIHNDYVTGGLALAQATGATYHVNADDPVTYERHPVRGGDVVEVSLRMRMRVIATPGHTYTHLSYALETSDGASGENDTVAVFTGGSLLFGATGRPDLLGPDHTDSLVRHQYASARRLAHELPAHTHVMPTHGFGSFCSSGSTGDATESTIGDEQTRNPVLTEPEQQWIDETLAGLDEYPAYYAHMGPANTAGPAPADLGAPHPADKETLADRLAAGEWVVDLRTRTTFAAGHVTGTLNFGLDGQFATYLGWLIPWGTPLTLLGDTPGQVAEAQRELVRIGIDHLKGAATGTPTDWTDASPASFPRADFADLAQVRHHRPVTVLDVRRASEYDESHIEGAVNLPLHELLTRLSEVPEGEVWVHCASGYRASIGASLLAARANATHVVAIDDSYGEHAATAGPLVTTADDVAG; encoded by the coding sequence ATGACGAACGAGATCACCCCCCAGCCCACCATCGTCCAGATCGAGACGGCGTCGCTCGGTGACCGGTCGTACCTCGTCCACGACGGCGAGGTCGCGGTCGTCGTCGACCCACAGCGCGACATCGACCGCGTGCTCGACCTCGCGGCCGAGCACGGAGTGCGGATCACTAACGTCTTCGAGACGCACATCCACAACGACTACGTCACCGGCGGCCTGGCGCTCGCGCAGGCCACCGGGGCGACGTACCACGTGAATGCCGACGACCCGGTGACCTACGAGCGGCACCCGGTGCGTGGCGGCGACGTCGTCGAGGTCTCGCTGCGGATGCGGATGCGGGTCATCGCGACCCCGGGCCACACCTACACCCACCTGTCCTACGCCCTCGAGACCAGCGACGGTGCGAGCGGCGAGAACGACACCGTGGCCGTCTTTACGGGCGGCTCGCTGCTCTTCGGCGCGACCGGGCGCCCCGACCTGCTCGGACCGGACCACACGGACTCGCTGGTCCGCCATCAGTACGCCTCGGCCCGGCGCCTGGCCCACGAGCTGCCGGCGCACACCCACGTCATGCCCACGCACGGCTTCGGCTCCTTCTGCTCCTCTGGCTCGACCGGCGACGCCACCGAATCGACCATCGGCGACGAGCAGACCCGCAACCCCGTGCTCACCGAGCCGGAGCAGCAATGGATCGACGAGACCCTCGCCGGCCTCGACGAGTACCCCGCCTACTACGCGCACATGGGCCCCGCCAACACCGCCGGCCCGGCACCGGCCGACCTCGGCGCCCCGCACCCGGCCGACAAGGAGACCCTGGCGGACCGCCTCGCCGCCGGTGAGTGGGTCGTCGACCTCCGCACCCGCACCACCTTCGCGGCAGGTCACGTCACGGGCACCCTCAACTTCGGCCTCGACGGGCAGTTCGCCACCTACCTCGGGTGGCTCATCCCCTGGGGCACCCCGCTGACCCTGCTCGGAGACACCCCCGGACAGGTCGCGGAAGCCCAGCGGGAGCTCGTCCGCATCGGCATCGACCACCTCAAGGGAGCCGCTACCGGCACCCCGACCGACTGGACCGACGCGTCACCAGCCTCCTTCCCTCGGGCCGACTTCGCCGACCTCGCGCAGGTGCGCCACCACCGGCCCGTCACCGTCCTCGACGTGCGACGGGCCAGCGAGTACGACGAGTCCCACATCGAGGGAGCCGTCAACCTCCCCTTGCACGAGCTCCTCACCCGGCTGTCCGAGGTCCCCGAAGGGGAGGTCTGGGTGCACTGCGCCAGCGGCTACCGCGCCTCGATCGGCGCCTCGCTGCTCGCCGCCCGCGCCAACGCCACCCACGTCGTCGCCATCGACGACAGCTACGGCGAGCACGCCGCCACCGCCGGCCCGCTCGTCACCACGGCCGACGACGTCGCCGGCTGA
- a CDS encoding FAD-binding protein yields MSPCTSHRVVVIGGGNAGIAATAQLQRAGVEDIAVIEPSNTHHHQPLWTVVDGGCAPAAVARRPRPT; encoded by the coding sequence ATGTCGCCATGCACGAGTCACCGGGTCGTCGTCATCGGCGGAGGCAACGCCGGCATCGCCGCCACCGCCCAGCTCCAGCGCGCAGGCGTGGAGGACATCGCCGTCATCGAGCCCTCGAACACGCACCACCACCAGCCGCTGTGGACTGTCGTCGACGGCGGTTGCGCGCCGGCTGCGGTTGCGCGCCGTCCCAGGCCGACGTGA
- a CDS encoding TIGR02611 family protein yields the protein MTEHPTDERTVPEQTEREAAARRRASEASDHNVTLDAQDDDWAWRRRLRANPVTARIYRIAVAVVGGVVVAGGLVAVPAPGPGWLIVFAGVGIWATEFEWAQRLLRWGKGVLAEWTHWMGRQPVWLRGLIGLATLVLVLLIFWGLFAITGVPGLLPDAVEDLLRGLPGLG from the coding sequence GTGACCGAGCACCCCACCGACGAGCGGACCGTGCCCGAGCAGACCGAGCGCGAGGCTGCCGCCCGTCGCCGCGCGTCCGAGGCCAGCGACCACAACGTCACCCTCGACGCGCAGGACGACGACTGGGCGTGGCGGCGCCGGCTGCGGGCCAACCCCGTGACGGCGCGCATCTACCGCATCGCGGTCGCCGTGGTCGGCGGCGTCGTCGTGGCCGGCGGTCTCGTCGCTGTGCCCGCGCCCGGCCCGGGCTGGCTCATCGTGTTCGCCGGGGTCGGCATCTGGGCCACCGAGTTCGAGTGGGCCCAGCGGCTGCTGCGCTGGGGCAAGGGCGTCCTGGCCGAGTGGACGCACTGGATGGGGCGCCAGCCCGTCTGGTTGCGCGGGCTCATCGGGCTGGCGACGCTCGTCCTGGTGCTCCTGATCTTCTGGGGGCTCTTCGCGATCACCGGTGTGCCGGGCCTGCTCCCGGATGCTGTCGAAGACCTGCTGCGCGGGCTGCCCGGGCTCGGTTGA
- a CDS encoding rhodanese-like domain-containing protein: MSLPTPSPSFPTSTSFTTRVARATSLDAATVREWMEAPDGPRIIDVRTSAEFTTAHIPGAYNVPLDLLKEHADELRHHLDDDVVLVCRSGARASQAEDLLQAGGHSNLHILHGGMTAWEAANGPVTLGAARWDLERQVRFVAGGIVLAGVLVSTVIPKAKWVSGSIGAGLTAAAVSNSCLMGAMLSRLPYNRDGAPDLDDVVRELAAV, encoded by the coding sequence ATGTCCCTCCCGACACCCTCCCCCTCTTTCCCGACATCCACCTCGTTCACTACCCGCGTCGCCCGAGCGACCAGCCTCGACGCAGCCACGGTGCGCGAGTGGATGGAGGCGCCCGACGGACCCCGCATCATCGACGTGCGCACGTCCGCGGAGTTCACCACGGCCCACATCCCCGGGGCCTACAACGTGCCCCTCGACCTGCTCAAGGAACACGCCGACGAGCTGCGCCACCACCTCGACGACGACGTCGTGCTCGTCTGCCGGTCCGGAGCCCGCGCGAGCCAGGCCGAGGACCTGCTCCAGGCCGGGGGTCACTCGAACCTCCACATCCTCCACGGCGGCATGACTGCCTGGGAGGCAGCCAACGGCCCGGTGACCCTCGGAGCCGCCCGGTGGGACCTCGAGCGGCAGGTGCGGTTTGTCGCCGGGGGCATCGTCCTCGCCGGCGTGCTCGTCAGCACCGTCATCCCGAAAGCCAAGTGGGTCTCCGGCAGTATCGGCGCCGGCCTCACCGCCGCCGCCGTCAGCAACAGCTGCCTCATGGGCGCGATGCTCTCCAGACTGCCGTACAACCGGGACGGAGCCCCCGACCTCGACGACGTTGTGCGCGAGCTTGCTGCTGTCTGA
- a CDS encoding metal-sensitive transcriptional regulator, which yields MVTLNDDDMTPVINRLRRAQGQLGGVIRLIEEGRDCKDVVMQLAAVNRALDRAGFAIVSSGMRTCLTSPEGINAEDQATMEKLFLTLA from the coding sequence ATGGTCACACTCAACGACGACGACATGACCCCGGTCATCAACCGCCTGCGCCGCGCACAGGGACAGCTCGGTGGCGTGATCCGCCTCATCGAGGAGGGTCGCGACTGCAAGGACGTCGTCATGCAGCTCGCCGCGGTCAACCGCGCCCTCGATCGCGCCGGGTTCGCCATCGTCTCCTCGGGGATGCGCACATGCCTCACCTCGCCCGAGGGCATCAACGCCGAGGACCAGGCCACGATGGAGAAGCTCTTCCTCACGCTGGCCTGA